CCCTTGCAGTCCGAATGCCTCAGTCCGGAGTCCAGCTGCACAGCTTCCTTGTTGTGATTCTAGACAATTCGCCAAATTTGTCAAAGCCTCCATTTTTCGTCATCCACATTTGCCATAGAGTGTGAGCACAGTAAAGTGCTTTACGCAAATtgaaatgctattaaaaatgcTGTTAGAATTCATCAGCTAGAACTTAATTTTGCCTAACTCAGAGTCACAAACTCAGCACTGAAGGCGCCCTCAGAATCTCCGAAGCCCAAACACGTTCTCCTTTTTCAGAAGCTTTTCCTTGCATCCAGCCCGCTATTGCCCCCAATCCCACCTAAGCAGTCTAAGCCATTGCTGCCTGATGACCCTTCAGGTATTTGAAATAAGTCTCTCCTTTTCTAGGCTTTAGCCAGCCCTGCTGTGACATTCCCAGAATCCCACCTTGTTTTCATGGCGTACGCTCTGAATCCCCTCTCGCTTTTCAGGGTCCTTCCTAAATGGAGCCTTCAGAACGGACTGCTCTGTGGCGGTCTAAGCGCAGCCCGGACAGCAGCACCCCCGCCCGTCAGTCCCGGATCCTGCGCCTCTCTCACGGTGCCCAGGCTCAGAGCCGTTTTTTGCTGCCTGGATGAGTTTTTGATTCACCTCCAGGCCTTTTTGCACACTGCTCCTTGCCAGACCGATCCAGATCTGGTTCTTGTGAAATTACTTTTTACCCCACTGAAGAGCTTGCTTCTCCCTATCAAACTTCCTCTTTTTAACGGCAGCCTGTGGAGTGGACAGAGCTTGAATTTGAACTCGGAGGACCTGGATGGAATTCTGCTTCGGTCACTGGTTTTGCAGCTGGGCAAGTTGCTCTTTCTCATTATGGAGCTCAGGTTTCTCTTCTCTTTaggcagtggttctcaaagtttGGTTCGGAGAATCCTGGGGGCTGTCAAACCCTCTCAGAGAGTCTACAGATTCAAATTTTGGTTTCTCGGCCCTAGAACTTTCTGGATGCTTATCATAAGGGAAAGCCCTGCTCCAGACCTTGCCCTAGAATGTGACGCAAACTCAGAAACAAGACAACGGTAGTATGTTTACAGACCAAAGCAGCAAGCAGTTGGGATGCCTCTGGACACAGTTTCGTGGCTGTTTTTATAAAGGAGGATGTAGCTTTCAGTAACTTAGCATGCATGGCTTTTTCCACGTCTAAGTACGTTTGCACAAGGGTAAATTTCCAGACTACCGTCTCCTGCAAGGTTGCACATGTACCCAGGGGGAGAGCCACTCAGGCTGACTGCACAATCACCCCTTTGGTATTAACCATATTCACAGTGCAACACCACAATGAGGTCTCTATTATTCCTCAATTTTTAACCCCCAAAACCACCTCCAAAGGTGTAAAGGagggcaaaaaagcaaaaaactaaaACCAACACATTAGATTACAGTAGAGTTTACAAGTGAGAGAATAGGTCCCAAGTGTCGGGGGTCCTTTTGACTAATTAGGAGTTGCTGCTTCTGCTGGACTGAGGTCAGTGACGGCAGCGCCACTGTAACAGAACCTAGAAAGGTCCATTCCAGGAGGGCTTGAGACTAGATGCCTTCCCAGAGTTTTGCATTCACACGTTgtctcctgctcctcctccaaAGGCAGAGTTTACATCAGGCTGCCCTCCTTCCACACAGGTGAAAGGGGTCGCCACCTGAGTTCCTGCTCTGCCTCCTTCCTTTGGTGAGATCAGGGTGCTACAGACTCCCACTTTAGGGCTTCTGACCACGATGGAACCTTCTTAGCAGAGACCTTCTCCCTTGCTCGTTCTGGACATCGAAGCCTGGCTTATTTCTGGCCATGCTGGGAGACCTGCGGCTTGTGGGCCTTTTCGGACACTGGCAGCCTTCTTTCCAGTTGCCCTTGCCCGGTGGAAGTATTATGAGGAAGCATTCACTTACAGTTGCTCATCGAACTTTTTGATCACTATTCATTCTAATGTGAATTTTAGGGTAATGCTATAGCAGATGTGTGAGAACTGAGCACAGATAGCCATCTTGTCTGGAAGCCCAAGTCATCTGGGAAAGAACACTTTTTAAAGAGTGAAGACAACTTACTTTGATGACAAAATAAAGCTCACATGTTTAATAGATCTTatgtgtagtggaaagaacattgaactaGGATACAGAAAGCTTGGGTTCTGAATTGTCTCTGCTCCCTCCCAGCCACGTAGCTCTAAGCAAGGGACACCTGAGGGATAAAACGGCAGCCTTGCCTGCTGACCAATTAGATTTTGTACATGTAGAACTTTGAAAACCCTAAAACTTTATGCAGCTACTTAGTGTTTTATTTAATTCCCAGATTCTAAAGCATAACTCCTGAATTGAAGAGTTTAGTACTGGTTCTGATTCTTGATTGTTTTCCTTAcattgattttttcattttcttgccttAAGATCATCTTTGGGAGTTTAAGTATCTCCTTACTCAGCACAATTCCACATCAGGACATCTAGAATTGCATACAACCCCATGGTCCTCCTGTGAGTGCCTCTTTGAGGATGACATGAGGGCAATTGACTTTAGAGCCAAGTTCCAAAAAAGGGAAAGTCACCTCGTGAAGATCTCATATTTATCTGCCCTTCTGGAAGAGAAGCGCTCGGGTAAGTGTCTGTGCGTGCACCACTAGTGCCCTGTTAATGCTGACTCTGATTTGAATGGAACAATACACTTGAGCTGCTTTACAGTTGTCTTAGTGGGCTGCAAGAGGTTTGAATACTCTAACTGATAAAGAGGCACTTCAGATTAAGTTGTCTTTCCTGGGAGGTTACATTTCTATGCACATATTTTGTGTAGCTTCAACCATGGGTAGCCAGCTTATTCAGATCACTTGAACCATCTAGATGCTTTTATTCGAATTGATCATTTATGGTATGTGAAAATACTTTATTACAAAAAATGTCTGTGAGTACCTACTCCCTgaacttctcttttttaatatataattcatCATCAAAAGCATTTTAAGAATCTCTTAATTGATGATATTGTTCTTTGGAATTACCCCTAACAAACAGAAATATACACTGAACCATATGACATAGAaaaacatcttttgtttttctctatcaaTCATTAcctatcttttaaatattattcaaatgttttattacatataatttagaTGATATGTGATAAACATtgtttagaaaatattatttagatTAGTTGACATAGATACAATGTGGACAGTTAAGACATCTTAAATGGGACTACATATTACTGAAACTATTTATTCTGAACTTCTCAGAAATCTTAAGAAAAATCTTCCTAtatttattattccaaataaGAGAATAGAAGGTGAACAATTGGGGAATATCTTCTTATATCGAAATATGATTTAATACTAACAAACAAATTTAATactaacaaaaatattcataactttttaaataatagctttttattttcaaaatatatacaaagatattttccaacattcatatttataaaaccttgtctcccaaatttttctccctcccttccccctgccTTCCCCTGGACTACatgtaatccaacatatgttaaacatgtacaattcttctatacatatttccacatttatcatgctgcacaagaaaaatcaaatcaaaaaataaaacaataagtaagcaaacaataacgaaaaagtgaaaataccatgttgtgaccacattcagtccccacagtcttcagTATTCATAACTTTTGCATAATATGTAATTAAAAGTTAAATCAGACTATTTTGGTCTTAAGATTgaaatttaaataactttatggctattatatttgtaatatatctataactattatggttatatctattatatagttatatatttgtactatatgttttgtattttattatttaaaactttataGTTATAGCATTTTAATAACTTATTTTCTTAGCTGATTTGTCTCatattctcaaatttttttcaagatttcatATATTCTGCAGATAAAAAAGGATTAttagaattatttgaaaaaaaatggaaaatattaagaTAACTGACATTCTTAAAAAGTTAAATGCTATGGTTCTCATTGAATTTTTGCAATTTCCCCTTTCAGTCATCCAAAGGAACAGTTTAGAACTTAGATCATGCATGGTACATGCAGTGTATGGAAATTTTCAGGGGCAACATTTTAAAAGTGTAGAACTGGATAGGTGAAGTCAACATTTTTCTAGTTTCTAACTAGTTTCTAGCTTTGTGTTATGGGCTCTGGGATTAAAGAGTTGAATTCAAAGAGCTAATAATTGGGAAGCCATCATGATATTTTTATACAACTTAAGGGAATACaacaattctaattctaaatacataattttttgtCTTCCATAGGAGTGGTTCAAATAGAAGCCCAGATTTTAGCATTAATGTTCCCTGTTGCTACCCATGAGAGCCGGCAGCTTGTCCTAGATGCCAGCACTTCTCTGAAGGATATTCTTACGTGTTTCTCCACCATTATATATTCAGGATGTGGAAAATGTGGACTGGAATTAGAAATAGATGAGAACAAAATATACAAGCAATGTGTCAGCTGTTTGCCATTTACTATGGTGAAATTGTACTACAGGTAAATAAAGCCAAAAATCAAGTTATCTAAAAAGACTATATTTAGAATGATAGGACAGGAAATAATCTTAAGGAGTCATTGATTTCCGTTTCTTGTATCTAACCAAAAACTATAACTAAACCTCTAAGGCATTTCCATTCCAtccatttcaaaaagaaaatattagaatgtataaaaataattaaaatacatatatgtagaaaGAAGAGTGGGTTGGAagtcaaattgaaaatttttttctatgctCACTGCCGAAGTATTATAGGGAATGTAAAACAtctttttgaatttattgtttgaatttattttattttcagaatagaTAAAACAATATTACATTACAGAATATTGGTTAGTTTAATGACTACAGAACCTTTGTAGgtctgaaataatttttcaaaccTATATATAAGTGAAATAGCATCTCACTTTTGTgaaatagcatcttttttttttactgccttGCCAATTTTATAACACTTTCACCATCTTTCAAGGAAACTGCTATTTTGCTTCTTATCCAATCCCATTCCAGAAGATTATCTGCAAATTATTTAGCACCAGATTCCTCCAAACTCTTTTCTAGAGGTCTCATTGTGGCATGTGAATGATACTACATCCTCTTtaagatgattttatatatatatatatatttttttttgccatttattataaggatttatattttttctcccaaTCCTACTTTGTCCAATTTTCCTGTCAGTTTTTGTATAGCTTATAGCTTATAGCTGAGTCTTTAGgattatcaaacactaaattatgaAGATTATTTGCTTCATTATATGTATATCTAATCTGCTCCATTGATAGACCTCTAgttttaaccagtaccaaattgtttcaagaattattgttttgtaatattGTTTGAGAACTGGTATTGCTGaactctctatttttattttattttttttagaattttcttgggattcttgatcttttgctccTCTAGATgaatcttcattaatttttttatctctataaaaaaatcatttggtagttttattgatatgaaactaaataagtaaattaatttaggtagtattttctGTTATTATATTGATATGGCTTACCTATgagtaatatttttccaattaactaatttccaattatttaagtcagTTTTTAATTCTGTAAATAGTGTTTTGTAGTTATTTAAATTCATGTATCTTTTATGTGCATCTTGGTAAGTAGACTCCCCAATATTTATTTAAGTAGAATTTCCCTTTTTCACTCTTCCTGATGGGTTTAATAGTAACAAAGAagtgttgatgatttatgtgaatttatcttatatcctataattttgataatgataattaatttttagttgattctctagattCTTTTAAGTAAACCACTATATCATCTGCAGAAAGCaatgtttgtttcttctttgcctgtgcttattccctcaatttctttttcttaccttatTACTATAACTAACATAAGCATTATATCAAATAGAAGAGTGACAACAGACATCCTTTCTTTACTTCTGGTCtcactgaaaattattttagttatgTCCATTATGTACAATTCAGATGCTTGGTTTTGTTGGATTGATGGAGTTTTATTCTTTTCCCAGAAATGTATGTTGTCAAACACTTTTTCTATATCtgttaatataattaaatgattttattattcataaatatgatcaattatgatcaTTTTTTCTACCTTCTTACAATAATTCACAGTAAAATGTATAAATGTAAtctggtctttttaaaaaaatttttgctaaagcaattggggttaagtgatttgcctaaggtcatacagaatatataatcttttgaaaaattgttatagtcactttataaatatatgtattttaaaatttttgattcatTGTCaattaggaatattaatttgtatttttctttctcttttttgactcTCTCTGCTTTTGGATTTTGGGGTCTAGAAGGAATCTGGCATTTTTTCAGATGGTTTGTCTAATgttgtaattaatttttctttgaacatTTGAAAGAATTTACCTGTGAATCTGTCTGGATTctaagttgttgttttttctttgggagggggaggagtTGAGTTATTTATAGCtcaatcagttttttttcctgatattggGTTAAGTTTACTTTTTCTTGTTCTATTAATATGGgtactttatttttatgtaaatattcattcactaAAATTATAAGCTTTATTGTCATATAGatggataaaataatttctaacaaTATCTCTTATCTTCTTCATTagttgtgaattctttttttcatttttaatactgatTATTTAGTCTCCCTCTTACTTATTTTTAGTaaaattagttaattttttttaaagttcttattaatttattggtttctttgctttcaattttctgaattctttttttttttttttttttaggatttctattttggttttaaattGAGGTAAAAATGTGTTGGTTTTCTGGATTGTTGTGGGGGTGGACTCCTTTGAGGGGTTTGCATAACCAATTCAGTAATCTTTTCTCCTTTGTTGGTggacttctttttcttcatcctcaAATTTTTGGTGTATGTAGCCTCATTGTTGTTATTACCtttgatgaagataataataatatatatttatgtggatAACATTTACTACATACCATGCACTATGCTAAGtggtttacaattattttctcatttgaaccttaaaattatattaggaggtaggtgctattatcacccccattttatagttaagaaaacttgAGGCAGATGAGGTTAAGGGACTATCCCAAGATCACCCAGGGAgtgtttgaggctaaatttgaactcagatcttcttgacttcttttGCTCTAcctactgtgtcacctaactgcttATTTATTACCTATTTGtctctatgatttattctttgacccatTTCTTCTGGGTATTAAATGTTCTTTAATCCTTTCTCTAGTACCCCTTTATCAAATGTAATTGTATTGCATTGTAATCAgtaaaagatatatttaatacTACTTCCTTTCTGCATatgtttgtgaggtttttatgtatATTGATATATGGTTAATTTTCTTAGTTGAATATGTAGCTTAGAATAtttatacttctttcttttcccattcaatAATCCCCAGAGACCTATCataattaacttttctaaaattatgttCAGACCCCCcagcttctttcttctttatttgtttatAGTTTACCTACCTTTGAAAGGGGTACATTTAGCAAATTCCTCATTATGATAGTGTTACCATCTATTTCTCTACCTTCTCCTTTAAGCAGTTATATGCTTTGCTATTTGGCACATGTTTGgtattgaaattatttcattgtctGTGGTGCCATTCAGCAAagatagtttccttatttatcttttttgtctagctttgctttgtctaagattgctgcctatttaaaaaaaaattatgctgagGCACAGTAGGTTTTAACTCATATGTGAGCAATTTCTATATGAGTTTCTTATCAATGacatattggtttttttttttaatagtttttatttaccagatatgtgcatgggtaattttacaacactgacaattgccacaccttttgttctaatttttcccctccttcctccgctccagatggcaggttgaccagtacatgttaaatatgttaaattataaattaaatacaatatatgtatatatgaatgacATATTGTTATATTCTGCTTTCTGCATTTTGCAATAAGCTGTCATGAATTCATCTCACTCATAATTATgatcactaattttatttccctttattctgttctcttacattttttcttattttttgccctttcttgtttgtcttttaaaTCTCTCTTCATGATGTCCGGACTGATCTTAGGCTTTGTTTTGCTTAAGACTAATCCCTCCTCAATTTCCCCACTCCCTCATCCTTCCTGTTTCCTTGttgaattgattttctttctatattgaattctttgtatatatttatgtttatctaTACCTTCCTTTGACCAATTCAAAGAAAAGTTAGGTTCATATGACATCCATTCTTCCCAACACTTCCATGTTTGTATAAATTTCTGCCTGCACAGATATGTGAGATTAATTACCCTTCTCTTCCCTAATGTGCTCTTTTCACCCCTTTGTTTCAAGAACCTCAATATACACCACCAATTTCAGGTCTTcggttttattttccttcctttctggcTCCTGATGACCAAGTTCTGGAGAGACTCTGGTATTACCTCCTTCACCCACCCCCCAACCCCATTAAAATGCAAGCATTGAGTTCTTGTTAGGCTACTCCCAACTGGGCGGTACCTTTCTTTACCCAGTTGCCTCAAAGACTTTTTCGATGTCTCTGGATACTGGAGACAAGATAATCACCACACCCAATGGAGGTTGCAGCAGGCATACTTTATTTGGTACAGTCATGATGTCTCCCATGATGGTCTCTCCTCCCTTGTCCCTTGCCCCTAATATCTTCCCCCCAACCGTCCTCCATTTCCCCAGGTCACATGCCTAGGCAACAGTCCTTCCAATGGAGGGGAGTTCTTGGCATATACTTGATGCATATCTGTTTGTGCCATAATTCTCTTGTTGGAACCCCTAGTGCACATGCAGAATACACTCTGGAGTGCGTCAACCCAATTCTGGTTTGTACTGTTAACCAAGGCATTGTGTTATAGGGGTCATGGAAAACAGATAGGGTAGAAGGTTTCAAGGCCCAACAGTCCTTAACAAAGTTCTTTCTAATGTTTCCTTGTATTGACCTTTTTTATGGTTCTCTTAACTCATCTTctgtttgtatttcaaaatttttactCAACTCCGTTCTTTTTATCAAGAATGCTTAAAATTCCTCTATTACATTGAAGATCCATTTTCTCCCTGTatttttatattcagttttgctgagtaagttattcttgattgtagGCCGGTCTTCTTTTACCTTTTAGAATACAAACAGTTCTTGTTTTACACAAATTTGTA
The DNA window shown above is from Sminthopsis crassicaudata isolate SCR6 chromosome 2, ASM4859323v1, whole genome shotgun sequence and carries:
- the SHLD2 gene encoding shieldin complex subunit 2 isoform X2, translating into MRAIDFRAKFQKRESHLVKISYLSALLEEKRSGVVQIEAQILALMFPVATHESRQLVLDASTSLKDILTCFSTIIYSGCGKCGLELEIDENKIYKQCVSCLPFTMVKLYYRSALMTVSDGKNEIQIHAGSEMMQKILLNIPPDWLSKVIVPSSGITYGMVAADLCHSLLASRERVYTLKIQSLFILDENSYPLQQDFYLLDFHSNFEV